Proteins encoded by one window of Geobacter sp. DSM 9736:
- a CDS encoding B12-binding domain-containing radical SAM protein, which produces MKLLLTTLHAKFVHASLALPCLAAACRDVAGMEIEIREYSLKEAHERTLRSLAAAEADVVAFSTYIWNVEAVLRLAGDLKKIRPRTFIILGGPEVSYGAFELLERNSFIDCIIRGEGEGTLLDLVKALSLAGTPSQALERVTEGLTFRSGEDLVALPERPPLADLDTIPSPFAMELVDIKKPLVYYETSRGCPFSCAFCLSSVEQGVRSFSRQRIERDLSILMQRQVGTVKLVDRTFNYDPRRASHIWSYILQHNRCSSFHFEIAADLLTDDNLRLLRRVPAGMFRFEIGVQSENEATLTRVGRKSDLKRLFSNVHRLRRETQVTLHLDLVAGLPHEDLEGFLGSLGSLLELSPHHIQVEPLKVLKGSPMRRIAADEEYRFSDYPPYKILETPWLSFSDVTRIETVSRLLDLYYNSGRFAATLATLASLTPLVKFFADLASFWEEEDIAGSLPLHTLFDLLWRFFGRYPIPRRNELGEALSFDYCMAEYPVRFPSFFPRDMLAEKPSRTQINGMTEELSITSESRVRTLAARFTRDYRELPPLETPVTLLFLYVSAPGKKMEVRLLQL; this is translated from the coding sequence ATGAAACTCCTCCTGACCACCCTCCATGCCAAGTTCGTGCATGCTTCCCTCGCGCTCCCCTGTCTTGCCGCGGCCTGCCGGGATGTTGCCGGAATGGAGATAGAGATCAGGGAGTATTCGCTCAAGGAGGCGCACGAGCGGACGTTGAGGTCCCTGGCGGCGGCGGAAGCCGATGTTGTCGCGTTTTCCACCTACATCTGGAACGTGGAAGCGGTTTTGCGGCTCGCAGGGGATCTGAAAAAAATCCGTCCCCGGACGTTCATCATCCTGGGAGGCCCCGAGGTTAGCTACGGCGCTTTCGAACTCCTCGAACGGAATTCTTTCATCGACTGCATCATCAGGGGAGAGGGAGAAGGCACTCTCCTAGACCTTGTAAAGGCGCTATCGTTAGCGGGGACGCCGAGCCAGGCACTGGAAAGGGTGACGGAAGGGCTCACCTTCCGCAGCGGGGAAGATCTGGTGGCCCTCCCGGAACGCCCCCCCCTGGCAGACCTGGACACCATTCCCTCCCCCTTCGCCATGGAACTGGTCGACATAAAGAAACCGCTCGTCTACTACGAGACTTCACGGGGCTGTCCTTTTTCCTGCGCTTTCTGCCTTTCCTCGGTGGAACAGGGGGTACGCTCCTTCTCCCGGCAGCGGATAGAGCGGGACCTGTCGATCCTCATGCAGCGGCAGGTGGGCACCGTCAAACTGGTGGACCGCACCTTCAACTACGACCCCCGGCGCGCCAGCCACATCTGGAGTTACATCCTGCAACACAACCGCTGCAGCTCCTTCCACTTCGAGATCGCCGCGGACCTCCTGACGGACGACAACCTGCGGCTGCTGCGGCGGGTCCCAGCGGGAATGTTCAGGTTCGAGATCGGAGTTCAGTCGGAGAACGAAGCAACGCTGACCCGGGTGGGGCGGAAATCGGATCTGAAACGCCTCTTCTCGAACGTTCACCGCCTGCGCCGCGAAACGCAGGTCACGCTGCACCTCGACCTGGTAGCGGGGCTTCCGCACGAGGACCTTGAGGGTTTCCTCGGCTCCCTTGGAAGCCTTCTGGAACTCTCGCCCCACCACATCCAGGTGGAACCCCTCAAGGTGCTGAAAGGTTCCCCCATGCGGCGCATCGCGGCCGACGAGGAGTACCGCTTCTCGGATTACCCGCCATACAAGATACTGGAAACGCCGTGGCTCTCCTTCTCGGACGTTACCCGCATCGAAACTGTCTCGCGTCTCCTCGACCTATATTACAACAGTGGTAGGTTCGCCGCCACACTCGCTACGCTTGCTTCCTTGACACCCCTCGTCAAATTCTTCGCGGATCTTGCGAGTTTCTGGGAGGAGGAAGATATAGCGGGAAGCCTTCCGCTGCACACACTCTTCGACCTGCTGTGGCGGTTCTTCGGGCGCTATCCGATACCCCGGCGCAACGAACTGGGTGAAGCGCTGTCATTCGATTACTGCATGGCCGAGTACCCTGTCCGCTTCCCATCCTTCTTCCCCCGGGACATGCTGGCAGAGAAGCCCTCCAGAACGCAGATAAACGGGATGACGGAAGAACTCTCCATCACCTCTGAGAGCAGGGTGCGCACCCTCGCGGCCCGGTTCACAAGGGATTACCGGGAACTGCCGCCTTTGGAAACCCCGGTAACCCTGCTGTTCCTTTACGTCTCCGCCCCCGGGAAAAAAATGGAGGTACGCCTCTTGCAGTTATGA
- a CDS encoding polysaccharide deacetylase family protein: MYRKYLGVLTLAAITAVAPPISAALSNTDISVSTDPFQPAKKMLTERYGNISPKLWGEVVPGVKTRISGTDKLIALTLDACGSARGIGIDQRLVEFLEQEQVPATLFINARWVGPNRSTLQRLAANPLFEIANHGLHHRPASVNGRQAYGIAGTRNISELVDEIELNNRKLSEVTGHGPRYFRSGTAYYDEVAVKIAADLGMEVVGFSLLGDAGATFSREQVRRALLAAKPGDIVILHMNHPGSGTADGVMDAVPELKRRGFRFVRLSDVALQ, translated from the coding sequence ATGTACAGGAAGTATCTCGGCGTCCTTACGTTGGCCGCAATTACAGCCGTCGCTCCGCCCATATCGGCAGCTCTCTCCAATACAGACATTTCGGTGTCCACAGACCCGTTCCAGCCGGCAAAGAAGATGCTTACCGAACGTTATGGGAATATTTCACCCAAGCTGTGGGGAGAGGTTGTACCCGGCGTGAAAACCCGCATCAGCGGCACTGACAAACTCATCGCTCTCACCCTCGACGCCTGTGGCAGCGCCAGGGGGATCGGCATTGACCAGCGCCTCGTCGAATTCCTGGAGCAAGAGCAGGTTCCCGCAACCCTCTTCATCAATGCAAGGTGGGTCGGCCCTAACCGGAGCACCTTGCAGCGGCTGGCCGCAAACCCCCTCTTCGAAATAGCCAACCACGGATTGCACCACCGTCCGGCTTCGGTCAACGGCAGGCAGGCGTACGGGATCGCCGGAACCCGGAACATCTCGGAACTGGTGGATGAGATCGAGCTGAACAACCGGAAGCTTTCAGAAGTAACCGGGCATGGCCCACGTTACTTCCGCTCCGGAACGGCATATTACGACGAGGTCGCGGTAAAGATTGCAGCGGACCTCGGAATGGAAGTGGTCGGGTTCTCGCTCCTGGGAGACGCCGGCGCGACCTTCTCGCGGGAACAGGTGCGCCGTGCGCTGCTCGCGGCAAAGCCTGGTGATATCGTGATCCTGCACATGAACCACCCAGGAAGCGGCACTGCGGACGGAGTCATGGATGCGGTCCCCGAACTGAAACGCCGCGGTTTCCGTTTTGTACGCCTCTCCGATGTAGCGCTTCAGTAA
- a CDS encoding MBL fold metallo-hydrolase, with product MTPQFHPFLVNDPLGDPALYVDFLHERRAVLFDLGEIASLAPRKILRISHVFISHTHIDHFIGFDHLVRICLGRDKTISFYGPPGFVDQVGHRLAAYTWNLVENYPTDFTVIAHELGPDGTVSSAEFHCVRRFVREGERRVSITGGVLLDDRRFRVRSVFLDHKTPSLAFALEEKQHVGIMKNKLDELGLPVGPWLADFKDAVLRGDPSDRPFLLPAPGVNALPSQIPLGVLREQIARVVPGQKIAYVTDAVFSPSNVERILSLATGADYLFIESTFLHEEAERAAEKCHLTARQAGTLAREAAVARVVPFHFSAKYKGVEDQLRQELLVAFSASLDAP from the coding sequence ATGACCCCGCAGTTTCACCCGTTCCTCGTCAACGACCCCCTGGGGGACCCTGCTCTTTATGTCGATTTTCTTCACGAGCGCCGCGCAGTTCTTTTCGACCTGGGGGAGATCGCCTCGCTTGCACCGCGGAAAATCCTCAGGATCAGCCACGTCTTCATATCCCATACACACATCGATCACTTCATCGGGTTCGATCACCTGGTGCGCATATGTCTCGGAAGGGACAAGACCATTTCTTTCTACGGTCCACCCGGATTTGTGGATCAGGTGGGGCACCGCCTTGCCGCCTACACCTGGAACCTGGTGGAGAACTACCCTACGGATTTCACTGTCATCGCCCACGAGCTGGGGCCTGACGGAACGGTTTCATCGGCTGAGTTCCACTGCGTTCGCCGGTTCGTGCGGGAAGGGGAGCGGCGGGTTTCCATAACCGGGGGCGTGTTGCTCGATGACCGTCGCTTCCGGGTCAGATCGGTCTTTCTCGACCACAAGACCCCCTCCCTAGCGTTCGCTCTCGAAGAGAAACAGCACGTCGGTATAATGAAGAACAAGCTCGATGAGCTCGGCCTGCCGGTCGGCCCCTGGCTTGCCGATTTCAAGGATGCTGTGTTGCGGGGTGACCCGTCGGATCGCCCGTTCCTGCTGCCCGCCCCCGGAGTCAACGCTCTCCCCTCCCAGATTCCGCTCGGGGTCCTAAGAGAGCAGATCGCCCGTGTTGTACCCGGGCAGAAGATCGCGTATGTCACCGACGCCGTTTTCAGCCCTTCCAATGTGGAGCGGATACTCTCTCTCGCGACGGGGGCCGATTATCTCTTCATAGAATCAACCTTCCTGCACGAAGAAGCGGAGCGTGCCGCTGAAAAGTGCCACCTTACCGCACGGCAGGCCGGAACCCTCGCCCGCGAGGCCGCTGTTGCCCGCGTCGTCCCCTTTCATTTTTCCGCAAAGTACAAGGGAGTGGAGGATCAGCTGCGGCAGGAACTTTTGGTTGCATTTTCAGCCTCCCTCGACGCGCCGTAG
- a CDS encoding Ig-like domain-containing protein has translation MKKVVLAMAMLLASTMFLGGCGSSGGGGGAAAPSDKATISTQEDGATKAVVVLASANATAAIPEGTVLADEAGQPVSGTIFASMQYSSQLSDLEEKARVMPGGQGLVSFLDITMSTGTRNVKYLSKQMTVNLKAPGTQPGAVLSHYSFDGQSWIPEEETTVKSDGTADIKVSHFSYHALCAPALPSVVFRNPADGAPDIPGNTKILAVFSEPMDASTITAATFTVNTESGTPINGIVSYDGDTNSALFKPVSTLPPNTKFIAKISSDVKDKSGNGLAADVTWSFVKKWFLDQARPLVIRTEVSNTKLIIYFNEQMDPSTVKQQLVSGVAGTMSYDPVANIATFTFATPLGAGSSYTITIGDSAKDLAGNSLVPETITKVIPTGSTGTSGF, from the coding sequence ATGAAGAAAGTAGTTTTAGCTATGGCGATGTTGCTGGCGAGCACGATGTTCCTTGGAGGATGCGGCAGCAGCGGCGGTGGAGGAGGAGCCGCGGCACCCTCGGACAAGGCCACGATCTCAACTCAGGAGGACGGAGCTACCAAAGCCGTTGTCGTGCTTGCTTCGGCCAATGCGACCGCGGCCATCCCTGAGGGGACGGTGCTGGCGGATGAGGCAGGACAACCGGTCAGCGGGACGATCTTCGCCTCAATGCAGTACTCCAGCCAGCTTTCGGACCTGGAAGAGAAAGCGAGGGTAATGCCCGGTGGCCAGGGCCTCGTATCTTTCCTCGACATCACCATGAGTACCGGGACGAGAAACGTGAAGTACCTGAGCAAGCAGATGACGGTCAACCTGAAGGCTCCCGGCACCCAACCCGGCGCCGTTTTGAGCCATTACAGCTTCGATGGCCAGTCGTGGATTCCGGAGGAGGAAACGACCGTCAAATCCGACGGCACCGCCGACATCAAGGTAAGCCACTTCTCCTACCACGCACTTTGCGCACCAGCTCTTCCATCGGTGGTTTTCAGAAACCCGGCAGACGGCGCCCCCGACATTCCGGGGAACACGAAGATTCTTGCGGTCTTCAGCGAGCCGATGGACGCTTCGACCATAACCGCCGCCACCTTCACGGTCAATACTGAGTCTGGTACCCCGATAAACGGAATCGTCTCCTACGACGGCGATACCAACTCGGCGCTCTTCAAGCCCGTTTCCACTTTGCCCCCGAACACTAAATTCATCGCGAAGATCAGCTCGGATGTCAAAGACAAGTCCGGAAACGGCTTGGCTGCTGACGTAACGTGGAGCTTCGTGAAGAAATGGTTCCTTGATCAGGCCAGGCCGCTGGTGATCAGAACCGAAGTCTCGAATACAAAGCTCATCATCTACTTCAACGAACAGATGGATCCTTCAACGGTAAAGCAGCAGCTCGTATCCGGTGTTGCAGGGACCATGTCTTACGACCCGGTCGCCAATATCGCAACTTTCACCTTCGCAACTCCTCTCGGTGCGGGTAGTTCATACACGATAACCATTGGTGACAGTGCCAAGGACCTGGCCGGAAACTCGCTGGTTCCCGAAACCATCACCAAGGTCATTCCCACAGGGTCAACGGGTACGTCGGGTTTCTGA
- a CDS encoding DNA-binding protein: MHRHLLTAAAVCGVIAGTGLDASANPGMAMQAFTSAKAAPAPGAKEASPIKGKVLQTLESGGYTYVLLKKEDGQKVWLAVPQTQIMVGQEMTFRPGMEMAGFESKSLKRTFDKIIFSEGPVTPAKGSGKESKENRKSPGSKGASAKADEKIVVEKAAGADGYRIADVYKLKGKLDKKKISVRGKVIKVSSNIMSKNWIHLQDGSGTSKKGNNNLVVTSQSVPVVGEVVTATGILYKDKDFGGGYKYGVIMEKAEIVVE, translated from the coding sequence ATGCACCGACACCTTTTAACCGCCGCCGCAGTTTGTGGGGTAATTGCCGGAACCGGCCTCGACGCTTCGGCAAACCCCGGCATGGCAATGCAAGCATTCACCTCGGCAAAAGCCGCACCGGCGCCCGGCGCCAAGGAAGCTTCACCCATCAAGGGGAAAGTTTTGCAGACCCTCGAAAGCGGAGGCTACACTTATGTCCTCCTGAAAAAGGAGGATGGCCAGAAAGTCTGGCTGGCGGTTCCGCAGACCCAGATCATGGTAGGCCAGGAGATGACGTTCCGTCCCGGGATGGAAATGGCCGGATTCGAAAGCAAGAGTCTCAAACGTACCTTCGACAAGATCATCTTCTCGGAGGGGCCCGTCACCCCTGCCAAGGGCAGCGGCAAGGAAAGCAAGGAGAACAGGAAGTCACCGGGGAGCAAAGGCGCTTCGGCCAAGGCCGACGAGAAAATAGTCGTTGAAAAGGCAGCCGGGGCCGACGGTTACCGCATTGCGGACGTGTACAAGCTGAAAGGAAAACTGGACAAGAAGAAGATCAGCGTCCGGGGCAAAGTGATTAAGGTCTCATCCAACATCATGAGCAAGAACTGGATACACCTGCAGGACGGCAGCGGCACCTCCAAGAAGGGGAACAACAACCTTGTCGTTACATCGCAATCGGTTCCGGTTGTCGGCGAGGTAGTGACGGCGACAGGGATTCTCTACAAAGACAAGGATTTCGGCGGCGGGTATAAATATGGTGTAATCATGGAAAAAGCCGAAATCGTGGTGGAGTAA
- a CDS encoding zinc-dependent peptidase yields the protein MASNLPQKGLPANGCLPASLHCYCSLFQYNPPMLFFTRRRRRRLRNEPLPQGWLQVLEQEVPLYRRLHGEDRDELHGHVQVLLAEKAFEGGGGFAVTERMRLIIAAQACVLLLHREPTYYPRVSSIIVYEEEYLAPLTEVDECGVVTEGIDRRSGEFSPEGALVLSWEDVVAEGLDVHSAYNVVLHEFAHELDAEDGITAGTGGFAEILRRNYLQLKRSVRLGRPTALDEYGAENPAEFFAVATECFFQEPLSLRAGHTELYRALSEYYRQDPAQWGDSCTSPPGS from the coding sequence ATGGCGAGCAATCTACCACAGAAAGGGCTCCCTGCCAACGGTTGCCTCCCGGCATCTCTCCATTGCTATTGCAGCCTGTTTCAGTATAATCCGCCCATGCTATTTTTCACACGACGGCGACGGCGGCGCCTCAGAAACGAGCCCCTCCCGCAGGGATGGCTCCAGGTCCTGGAACAGGAAGTTCCACTCTACCGGAGATTGCACGGAGAGGACCGCGACGAACTGCACGGGCATGTGCAGGTTCTCCTCGCCGAAAAAGCTTTCGAAGGTGGCGGCGGATTCGCCGTAACTGAACGGATGAGGCTGATCATCGCGGCCCAGGCGTGCGTGCTCCTGCTGCACCGCGAGCCCACATACTACCCGAGGGTGTCGTCGATCATCGTATACGAGGAAGAGTACCTTGCGCCGCTCACGGAGGTGGACGAGTGCGGGGTGGTCACCGAAGGGATCGACAGGCGCTCCGGCGAGTTTTCACCCGAAGGCGCTCTTGTCCTGTCATGGGAGGACGTGGTCGCCGAGGGACTCGACGTGCACAGCGCATACAACGTCGTCCTGCATGAATTCGCCCACGAACTGGATGCTGAAGACGGCATCACGGCGGGAACGGGAGGATTCGCCGAAATCCTCCGGCGTAATTATCTTCAGCTGAAACGATCGGTCCGCCTCGGCAGGCCCACCGCTCTCGATGAATATGGGGCGGAAAATCCCGCCGAGTTCTTCGCCGTCGCTACGGAATGCTTCTTCCAGGAGCCGTTGTCGTTGCGGGCGGGACACACGGAGCTCTATCGGGCCCTATCGGAGTACTACCGGCAGGATCCGGCCCAATGGGGCGATAGTTGCACATCCCCCCCCGGCAGTTAA
- a CDS encoding DUF1540 domain-containing protein — translation MVKNMSTITSCEVTDCSYNKHNSCHTLAITVGGPGDACPMCDTFANMAQQGGIPDIQGGVGACRVQSCSYNDSLECSAQSINVTRHSGHPDCATFRPR, via the coding sequence ATGGTCAAAAACATGTCCACCATTACATCATGCGAAGTAACCGACTGTTCGTACAACAAACACAATTCCTGTCATACATTGGCCATAACGGTAGGAGGCCCCGGCGATGCGTGCCCCATGTGCGACACCTTTGCCAATATGGCGCAGCAGGGAGGAATTCCCGATATTCAGGGGGGCGTCGGAGCTTGCCGGGTACAAAGCTGCTCCTACAATGACTCACTTGAATGCTCCGCCCAGAGCATCAACGTCACCCGGCACAGCGGTCACCCCGACTGTGCAACCTTCAGGCCCAGGTAA
- a CDS encoding serine protein kinase PrkA — MSNIDKALQHLSRVISEQEHVSPITYDGFLAELTAKPQMTIRNVFQLFYDMIKNYVGEGMDEYPDDPETINYVNYDTRRLFVENSDQPFFADRLFANRLVNHVEAMRRGKQQNKIYIFEGPAGSGKSTFLNNLLMKFEEYSNTEQGLTYETVWRLDRKILGKFAEHEVSNFLDKLASLLDQYELSQQQIIEARETLVGTQDFVEVPCPSHDHPVLMIPKHHRRAFFDDLFRNDEFKWKLFTDKEFDWVFRNNPCTICSSLYHALLDRVQNPVEVFSMIYARPLRYNRRLGEGISVYNPGDKPMRQNVLTNEQLQKRINELLRDSNQVRYIYSQFAKTNNGIYALMDIKSHNAERLIELHNIISEGLHKVEDIEENVNSLFLALMNPEDEVAIQEFPSFSDRIEFINIPYIMDLNTEVEIYRNIFGRHIDDSFLPRVLHNFARVIISTRLNTKSDALLEWIVDPEKYQLYCDQNLQILKMEIYTGFIPKWLAEEDRKRLTAKRRRKIISESEMEGDHGFSGRDSIKIFNDFYSAYANKGKLVNMSILCNFFTKWRKDLTPAIPEGFIDSLQRNYDYTVLQEVKESLYYYNEEQISRDILNYMFAVNFEHGTVETCKYTGEKLEITHEFLINLENHLLGMVVPIERRLAFRKETQKEYTTKTLTQEMMVEGRSATETGLYQSLLERYVYNIKEKVLDPFLENTNFRRAIKDFDTDAFKTYDKRIRSDVTFLINNLGNKYRYTKQGAKEVCIYVIDNDLAKKFANS; from the coding sequence ATGTCCAATATCGATAAAGCACTTCAGCATCTGAGCCGGGTCATTTCCGAACAGGAGCATGTCTCTCCCATCACCTACGACGGATTCCTCGCGGAGCTGACGGCGAAGCCGCAGATGACTATCCGCAACGTCTTCCAGCTCTTCTACGATATGATCAAGAACTATGTCGGCGAAGGGATGGACGAGTATCCCGACGACCCGGAAACCATCAATTACGTCAACTATGACACCCGGCGACTCTTTGTCGAAAACTCGGACCAGCCGTTTTTCGCGGACCGTCTTTTCGCAAACCGCCTCGTGAATCACGTGGAGGCGATGCGGCGCGGCAAGCAGCAGAACAAGATATACATCTTCGAGGGGCCAGCAGGGTCGGGTAAGAGCACCTTTCTAAACAACCTGCTAATGAAGTTCGAAGAGTACTCCAACACTGAGCAGGGACTAACCTATGAGACGGTCTGGCGGCTCGACAGGAAAATCCTTGGGAAGTTCGCGGAGCACGAGGTGTCGAACTTTCTCGACAAGCTGGCCAGCCTCCTTGACCAGTACGAGCTGAGCCAGCAGCAGATCATAGAGGCGAGGGAAACGCTCGTCGGCACACAGGACTTCGTCGAGGTCCCCTGTCCGAGCCACGACCACCCCGTCCTGATGATTCCGAAGCATCATCGGCGCGCCTTCTTCGACGACCTCTTCCGAAACGACGAGTTCAAATGGAAGCTCTTCACGGACAAGGAATTCGACTGGGTCTTCCGTAACAACCCGTGCACGATCTGCAGCTCCCTCTATCATGCGCTTCTGGACCGGGTACAGAACCCCGTGGAGGTCTTCTCCATGATCTATGCACGCCCGTTACGCTACAACCGGCGGCTCGGCGAGGGGATCAGCGTCTACAACCCGGGCGACAAGCCGATGCGGCAGAACGTGCTGACCAACGAGCAGCTCCAGAAGAGGATCAACGAGCTTCTGCGGGACAGCAACCAGGTGAGGTACATCTACTCCCAGTTCGCCAAGACCAACAACGGCATCTACGCCCTCATGGACATCAAGTCTCACAATGCGGAACGCCTCATAGAGCTGCACAACATCATCAGCGAAGGGCTTCACAAGGTCGAGGACATCGAGGAGAATGTAAATTCCCTCTTTCTCGCCCTGATGAATCCCGAGGACGAGGTGGCCATCCAGGAGTTCCCATCCTTCTCCGACCGGATCGAGTTCATCAACATTCCGTACATCATGGACCTGAACACCGAGGTGGAGATATACCGCAACATCTTCGGGCGTCACATCGACGACAGCTTCCTCCCGAGGGTGCTACACAATTTCGCCCGGGTCATCATATCCACCCGCCTCAACACCAAGTCGGACGCGCTTCTGGAGTGGATCGTCGATCCAGAGAAATACCAGCTCTACTGTGACCAGAACCTGCAGATCCTGAAAATGGAGATTTACACCGGGTTCATTCCGAAGTGGCTTGCAGAGGAGGACCGTAAACGGCTTACGGCGAAACGCCGGCGAAAGATCATTTCAGAATCGGAGATGGAAGGGGATCACGGTTTTTCCGGACGTGATTCAATCAAGATATTCAACGACTTCTACTCCGCCTACGCCAACAAGGGGAAGCTCGTCAACATGTCGATCCTGTGCAACTTCTTCACCAAATGGCGCAAGGATCTAACTCCGGCCATCCCCGAGGGCTTCATAGATTCTCTCCAGCGAAACTACGATTACACGGTTCTGCAGGAGGTGAAGGAGTCGCTCTACTACTACAACGAGGAGCAGATCTCACGCGATATCCTGAACTACATGTTCGCGGTCAATTTCGAACATGGGACCGTCGAGACCTGCAAGTACACCGGGGAGAAGCTGGAGATAACCCACGAGTTCCTCATAAACCTGGAAAACCACCTGCTCGGGATGGTGGTGCCCATCGAGAGGCGCCTCGCCTTCCGGAAAGAGACCCAGAAGGAATACACTACGAAGACTTTGACGCAGGAAATGATGGTGGAAGGCCGCAGCGCGACGGAAACTGGCCTGTATCAGTCTCTCCTGGAGCGCTACGTTTACAATATCAAGGAGAAGGTGCTGGATCCATTCCTGGAGAACACGAACTTCAGGAGAGCGATAAAGGATTTTGATACCGATGCGTTCAAGACCTACGACAAACGCATCCGGAGCGACGTGACCTTCCTCATCAACAATCTCGGGAACAAGTACCGTTACACCAAGCAGGGGGCGAAGGAGGTCTGCATCTACGTCATAGACAACGACCTCGCCAAGAAGTTCGCAAACTCCTAG
- a CDS encoding radical SAM protein has protein sequence MKRLSPKLLYADERGNIFDHPYLCMAGMNGDDPVLPEGVELIPLPEDSRLFTIPDTPPIAWDRKAGKFVTVEQVREGRRSVRVQAVSAFMAPGYVRTLLPACDYRRKKVHLPLWSYTAVGWDEEQERFVVAASRVDTNENWLPRNYDDRLLDPLVRKLSAEFPDNRLLVQLARCAVDYHCFAAKNLFFRRWEAPIPTSPACNSRCLGCISLQPSDCCPSNHERIGFVPTPEEIVELMLPHLEQAPDPIVSYGQGCEGDPILQADTIAEATRLLKKASSRGTVNFNSNGSMPERVRMLCDAGMDSMRFSMNSVQEDLYNRYYRPVGYVFADVEQSVRIARERGLFTMINYLVSPGVTDSEAEVEALLRFIDRTGVHMIQMRNLSIDPDFYNRRMQVTGRGVGMYRMLQRIKREYPRIQFGYFNRTRENFFPPDLERSWPIADVM, from the coding sequence ATGAAGCGTCTTTCTCCAAAGCTCCTCTACGCCGACGAGCGCGGCAATATCTTCGATCATCCCTATCTCTGCATGGCCGGCATGAACGGGGACGACCCGGTCCTGCCGGAGGGGGTCGAGCTGATACCCCTCCCTGAGGACAGCCGGCTCTTCACCATACCCGATACGCCCCCCATCGCCTGGGACCGGAAAGCAGGAAAGTTCGTAACCGTAGAGCAGGTGCGGGAGGGGAGGCGGAGCGTGCGGGTCCAGGCCGTTTCCGCGTTTATGGCTCCAGGTTATGTGCGGACCTTGCTCCCTGCGTGCGACTATCGGCGAAAGAAGGTCCACCTGCCTCTCTGGTCCTATACTGCCGTAGGCTGGGATGAAGAGCAGGAGAGGTTTGTCGTGGCAGCCTCCAGGGTTGACACCAATGAAAACTGGCTCCCCCGAAACTACGATGACCGGCTCCTGGACCCGCTCGTAAGGAAGCTGTCGGCAGAGTTTCCCGACAACCGGCTGCTGGTGCAGCTTGCCCGCTGCGCCGTAGATTACCACTGCTTCGCCGCCAAGAATCTTTTCTTCCGCCGTTGGGAGGCTCCTATTCCGACCTCTCCGGCTTGCAACTCGCGCTGTCTCGGCTGTATCAGCCTCCAGCCTTCCGACTGCTGTCCGTCGAACCACGAGCGGATCGGGTTCGTTCCGACTCCGGAGGAGATCGTCGAGCTGATGCTTCCTCACCTGGAGCAGGCCCCGGACCCGATCGTATCCTACGGCCAGGGGTGCGAAGGCGACCCCATCCTGCAGGCGGACACCATCGCCGAGGCGACGAGGCTGCTCAAGAAGGCATCCTCACGGGGAACGGTCAACTTCAACTCCAACGGGTCGATGCCGGAGAGGGTGCGCATGCTCTGCGATGCCGGGATGGACTCCATGCGCTTTTCCATGAACTCCGTGCAGGAGGATCTCTATAACCGCTACTACAGGCCCGTCGGCTACGTCTTCGCCGACGTGGAGCAGTCGGTGCGTATAGCACGGGAGCGGGGGCTCTTCACGATGATCAACTACCTTGTTTCTCCCGGAGTGACCGACAGTGAGGCAGAGGTGGAGGCGCTGCTCCGTTTCATAGATCGCACCGGGGTGCATATGATCCAGATGCGGAACCTTTCCATAGATCCCGATTTCTACAATCGAAGGATGCAGGTGACAGGGCGGGGCGTGGGCATGTACCGGATGCTTCAGCGGATAAAGAGGGAATATCCACGTATCCAGTTCGGCTACTTCAATCGCACCCGGGAAAATTTCTTTCCTCCCGATCTGGAGCGGAGCTGGCCGATTGCGGATGTCATGTGA